A window from Triplophysa dalaica isolate WHDGS20190420 chromosome 3, ASM1584641v1, whole genome shotgun sequence encodes these proteins:
- the loxl5b gene encoding lysyl oxidase-like 5b isoform X1, whose protein sequence is MYLKMPNLILILYLLQGLIHFISAQQAAPWRNRIQWVNNGQVFSLLSSGSEYQAPVPTRIQSRVFLSSNRNAVRDRTVHMRTGTSDSAAAAPSNSETTALLGPDSRRYVVANSRAPGARQVRQGQGAPRARDPTGTRANGTAPAEYPGVGVTGRNFPLGETDARIASPGASFQLVSNENSNTSPNSDFVNEMSLSRLPVSNVPMEQERTSDDLESDDPRHRNTIFYNIYPSSGRAVAPRRPPPATGYGTRYFQNGLPDLVPDPYSIQAGSYIQRVQMYALRCAAEENCLARSAYSPTVRDIDYRVLLRFPQKVRNMGTSDFLPVKPTHEWEWHSCHQHYHSMDAFSHYDLLDINTGLKVAEGHKASFCLEDTGCDPGFHRRYACTTHTQGLSPGCHDTYAANIDCQWIDITDVAPGNYILKITVNPDFLVPESDFSNNVVRCEIVYSGIYIQTRNCILTGYGLKIFQASENDIKCTY, encoded by the exons ATGTATCTTAAGATGCCCaacttgattttgattttatatttacttcAGGGACTAATTCATTTTATTAGCGCCCAGCAGGCTGCGCCATGGAGGAACCGTATCCAGTGGGTGAATAACGGACAGGTGTTCAGTTTATTGAGCTCCGGTTCGGAGTACCAGGCACCGGTGCCGACCAGAATACAATCCAGAGTTTTTTTGAGTAGCAACAGAAATGCGGTTCGTGACAGGACAGTTCACATGCGCACAGGTACATCCGATTCTGCGGCTGCCGCACCCTCCAACAGCGAGACCACCGCGCTTCTGGGGCCGGACAGCAGGCGTTATGTAGTGGCCAACAGCCGCGCACCTGGTGCCAGGCAAGTGCGCCAGGGGCAAGGTGCGCCAAGAGCAAGGGATCCTACAGGAACCAGAGCTAACGGCACCGCCCCGGCCGAATATCCAGGCGTTGGTGTTACTGGAAGAAATTTTCCACTGGGAGAAACTGATGCAAGGATCGCATCGCCCGGTGCCAGTTTTCAGTTGGTGTCTAATGAGAATTCCAACACTTCTCCAAACTCCGATTTTGTAAACGAGATGAGTCTCTCCAGATTGCCCGTGTCAAACGTCCCGATGGAGCAAGAAAGAACATCAGACGATCTGGAAAGTGATGACCCTCGACACAGGAATACGATCTTCTACAACATCTATCCGTCCAGTGGAAGAGCAGTCGCTCCTCGCCGTCCCCCGCCTGCGACCGGGTATGGTACAAGATATTTCCAGAACG gTCTTCCAGACCTTGTGCCAGATCCGTATTCCATCCAGGCGGGCTCTTACATCCAGCGCGTCCAGATGTACGCGCTCCGTTGCGCGGCCGAGGAGAACTGCCTAGCGCG ATCAGCATACAGTCCAACAGTGAGAGACATTGACTATAGGGTTCTCCTACGGTTCCCACAGAAGGTGAGGAACATGGGAACATCTGACTTTCTGCCAGTCAAACCCACACATGAGTGGGAGTGGCACAGCTGTCACCA acACTATCACAGCATGGATGCGTTCAGCCACTATGACCTCTTGGACATCAACACCGGCCTGAAGGTTGCTGAGGGACACAAAGCCAGTTTCTGTCTGGAGGACACGGGCTGTGATCCTGGATTTCACCGGCGATACGCCTGCACTACTCACACTCAG GGTCTGAGTCCAGGTTGCCATGATACATACGCAGCCAACATTGACTGCCAGTGGATTGACATCACAGACGTCGCTCCTGGAAACTACATCCTGAAG atcACGGTCAATCCAGACTTTTTGGTCCCAGAGTCAGATTTCTCTAATAATGTTGTGCGCTGTGAAATCGTTTACAGTGGCATTTACATCCAAACACGAAACTGCATTTTAACTGG CTACGGCCTGAAAATATTTCAAGCGAGTGAGAATGACATCAAGTGCACCTACTGA
- the loxl5b gene encoding lysyl oxidase-like 5b isoform X2, whose translation MYLKMPNLILILYLLQGLIHFISAQQAAPWRNRIQWVNNGQVFSLLSSGSEYQAPVPTRIQSRVFLSSNRNAVRDRTVHMRTGTSDSAAAAPSNSETTALLGPDSRRYVVANSRAPGARQVRQGQGAPRARDPTGTRANGTAPAEYPGVGVTGRNFPLGETDARIASPGASFQLVSNENSNTSPNSDFVNEMSLSRLPVSNVPMEQERTSDDLESDDPRHRNTIFYNIYPSSGRAVAPRRPPPATGYGTRYFQNGLPDLVPDPYSIQAGSYIQRVQMYALRCAAEENCLARSAYSPTVRDIDYRVLLRFPQKVRNMGTSDFLPVKPTHEWEWHSCHQHYHSMDAFSHYDLLDINTGLKVAEGHKASFCLEDTGCDPGFHRRYACTTHTQGLSPGCHDTYAANIDCQWIDITDVAPGNYILKITVNPDFLVPESDFSNNVVRCEIVYSGIYIQTRNCILTGN comes from the exons ATGTATCTTAAGATGCCCaacttgattttgattttatatttacttcAGGGACTAATTCATTTTATTAGCGCCCAGCAGGCTGCGCCATGGAGGAACCGTATCCAGTGGGTGAATAACGGACAGGTGTTCAGTTTATTGAGCTCCGGTTCGGAGTACCAGGCACCGGTGCCGACCAGAATACAATCCAGAGTTTTTTTGAGTAGCAACAGAAATGCGGTTCGTGACAGGACAGTTCACATGCGCACAGGTACATCCGATTCTGCGGCTGCCGCACCCTCCAACAGCGAGACCACCGCGCTTCTGGGGCCGGACAGCAGGCGTTATGTAGTGGCCAACAGCCGCGCACCTGGTGCCAGGCAAGTGCGCCAGGGGCAAGGTGCGCCAAGAGCAAGGGATCCTACAGGAACCAGAGCTAACGGCACCGCCCCGGCCGAATATCCAGGCGTTGGTGTTACTGGAAGAAATTTTCCACTGGGAGAAACTGATGCAAGGATCGCATCGCCCGGTGCCAGTTTTCAGTTGGTGTCTAATGAGAATTCCAACACTTCTCCAAACTCCGATTTTGTAAACGAGATGAGTCTCTCCAGATTGCCCGTGTCAAACGTCCCGATGGAGCAAGAAAGAACATCAGACGATCTGGAAAGTGATGACCCTCGACACAGGAATACGATCTTCTACAACATCTATCCGTCCAGTGGAAGAGCAGTCGCTCCTCGCCGTCCCCCGCCTGCGACCGGGTATGGTACAAGATATTTCCAGAACG gTCTTCCAGACCTTGTGCCAGATCCGTATTCCATCCAGGCGGGCTCTTACATCCAGCGCGTCCAGATGTACGCGCTCCGTTGCGCGGCCGAGGAGAACTGCCTAGCGCG ATCAGCATACAGTCCAACAGTGAGAGACATTGACTATAGGGTTCTCCTACGGTTCCCACAGAAGGTGAGGAACATGGGAACATCTGACTTTCTGCCAGTCAAACCCACACATGAGTGGGAGTGGCACAGCTGTCACCA acACTATCACAGCATGGATGCGTTCAGCCACTATGACCTCTTGGACATCAACACCGGCCTGAAGGTTGCTGAGGGACACAAAGCCAGTTTCTGTCTGGAGGACACGGGCTGTGATCCTGGATTTCACCGGCGATACGCCTGCACTACTCACACTCAG GGTCTGAGTCCAGGTTGCCATGATACATACGCAGCCAACATTGACTGCCAGTGGATTGACATCACAGACGTCGCTCCTGGAAACTACATCCTGAAG atcACGGTCAATCCAGACTTTTTGGTCCCAGAGTCAGATTTCTCTAATAATGTTGTGCGCTGTGAAATCGTTTACAGTGGCATTTACATCCAAACACGAAACTGCATTTTAACTGG GAATTAA
- the nmrk2 gene encoding nicotinamide riboside kinase 2 isoform X2 — protein sequence MDAMVNTVKGWMENPVKFARSHGVTVSATPDGSDPQSDIHFLIVEGFLLYNYKPLLEVYNKCYYVTIPYEECKRRRSTRTYTVPDPAGLFDGHVWPMYLKHRKEMSETNLDFQYLDGMKSKEEIYNHVYEDIQNTVVNVL from the exons ATGGACGCCATGGTGAACACTGTTAAGGGATGGATGGAGAACCCGGTCAAGTTTGCCCGGTCCCACGGCGTGACCGTTTCAGCAACACCGGACGGCTCGGACCCTCAAAGTGACATCCACTTTCTGATTGTGGAGGGATTTCTGCTGTATAACTACAA GCCTTTGCTTGAAGTCTACAACAAATGTTATTACGTGACCATTCCATATGAGGAGTGTAAAAGGAGAAGAAG TACGAGAACTTACACCGTTCCTGACCCAGCCGGGCTGTTCGATGGTCATGTTTGGCCCATGTACTTGAAACACAGAAAAGAGATGTCGGAGACCAACCTAGATTTCC AATATCTGGATGGGATGAAATCAAAAGAGGAGATCTATAACCATGTTTATGAGGACATCCAGAACACTGTGGTCAATGTCTTATAG
- the nmrk2 gene encoding nicotinamide riboside kinase 2 isoform X1 has product MKIIIGIGGVTNGGKTTLTGRLLKTLPNCCVVHQDDFFKPQDQIEVGDDGFRQWDVITALDMDAMVNTVKGWMENPVKFARSHGVTVSATPDGSDPQSDIHFLIVEGFLLYNYKPLLEVYNKCYYVTIPYEECKRRRSTRTYTVPDPAGLFDGHVWPMYLKHRKEMSETNLDFQYLDGMKSKEEIYNHVYEDIQNTVVNVL; this is encoded by the exons ATGAAGATAATAATCGGAATTGGAGG TGTGACCAATGGAGGAAAGACAACTTTGACGGGTAGACTTTTAAAGACCCTACCAAACTGTTGTGTTGTACATCAAGATGATTTTTTCAAG CCCCAAGATCAAATAGAGGTCGGGGACGACGGCTTTAGACAGTGGGATG TGATTACCGCCCTAGATATGGACGCCATGGTGAACACTGTTAAGGGATGGATGGAGAACCCGGTCAAGTTTGCCCGGTCCCACGGCGTGACCGTTTCAGCAACACCGGACGGCTCGGACCCTCAAAGTGACATCCACTTTCTGATTGTGGAGGGATTTCTGCTGTATAACTACAA GCCTTTGCTTGAAGTCTACAACAAATGTTATTACGTGACCATTCCATATGAGGAGTGTAAAAGGAGAAGAAG TACGAGAACTTACACCGTTCCTGACCCAGCCGGGCTGTTCGATGGTCATGTTTGGCCCATGTACTTGAAACACAGAAAAGAGATGTCGGAGACCAACCTAGATTTCC AATATCTGGATGGGATGAAATCAAAAGAGGAGATCTATAACCATGTTTATGAGGACATCCAGAACACTGTGGTCAATGTCTTATAG
- the atcayb gene encoding caytaxin isoform X2, with amino-acid sequence MGTTEATLRMENMETKDEWQDDDFPRPLPEDGDLEGLMDDSAHHGALTANHLDSVHRKRRTLVAPDINLSLDKSEGSLLSEDFLETPDDLDINVDDIETPDDDSLGSINNGNELEWEDDTPVASAKGAGSDVGDGAGRLWRTVIIGDQEQRIDMQAIKPYLRVVTHGGYYGEGLNAIIVFAACYLPDSSCADYNYIMENLFLYVISSLELLVAEDYMIIYLNGATPRRRMPGISWLKRCYQMIERRLRKNLKGLIIAHPSWFIRTVLTISRPFISVKFMEKIRYVQSLEELAQMVPMVHVQIPDCVLQYDEERVKAQSDRLEQLAKTSERPVSVAAEACP; translated from the exons ATGGGAACAACAGAAGCCACTTTACGCATGGAGAACATGGAGACAAAAGATGAATGGCAGGACGATGATTTCCCACG ACCTTTACCTGAAGATGGCGATCTGGAGGGACTCATGGATGACTCTG CTCATCACGGTGCACTGACGGCCAATCATTTGGACTCTGTTCACCGTAAGCGTCGCACGCTGGTCGCACCCGACATAAACCTGTCACTGGACAAGAGTGAAGGCTCTCTTCTCTCTGAAGACTTTCTGGAAACTCCAGACGACCTGGACATCAATGTTGATGACATCGAGACACCGGACGATGACTCACTTGGCTCCATCAACAATGGCAACGAACTGGAATGGGAAG ATGACACTCCAGTGGCCAGTGCGAAAGGTGCGGGGTCAGATGTAGGTGACGGCGCGGGGCGTCTCTGGAGGACCGTGATCATTGGAGATCAGGAGCAAAGGATAGACATGCAGGCGATCAAACCTTACCTGCGTGTCGTCACACATGGAG GATATTACGGTGAAGGACTGAACGCTATCATCGTATTTGCTGCCTGTTATTTACCCGACAGCAGCTGCGCAGACTACAATTACATCATGGAGAATCTTTTTCT GTATGTAATCAGTAGTTTAGAGCTGCTGGTAGCTGAAGATTACATGATCATCTATCTGAACGGAGCCACGCCACGCAGAAGAATGCCTGGAATCAGCTGGCTCAAGAGATGCTATCAGATGATTGAGAGACG GTTAAGAAAGAACCTCAAAGGTTTGATCATTGCCCACCCATCTTGGTTCATTCGTACTGTTCTCACCATCTCGAGACCTTTCATCAG TGTTAAGTTTATGGAGAAGATCCGTTACGTCCAGAGTCTGGAGGAACTTGCTCAGATGGTTCCTATGGTGCATGTGCAGATTCCAGACTGTGTGCTGCA ATATGATGAGGAGAGGGTTAAAGCTCAGAGCGACAG ACTTGAACAGCTGGCCAAGACATCAGAGAG GCCGGTGTCAGtcgctgcagaggcgtgtcccTGA
- the atcayb gene encoding caytaxin isoform X1, translating to MGTTEATLRMENMETKDEWQDDDFPRPLPEDGDLEGLMDDSVFMCDSAHHGALTANHLDSVHRKRRTLVAPDINLSLDKSEGSLLSEDFLETPDDLDINVDDIETPDDDSLGSINNGNELEWEDDTPVASAKGAGSDVGDGAGRLWRTVIIGDQEQRIDMQAIKPYLRVVTHGGYYGEGLNAIIVFAACYLPDSSCADYNYIMENLFLYVISSLELLVAEDYMIIYLNGATPRRRMPGISWLKRCYQMIERRLRKNLKGLIIAHPSWFIRTVLTISRPFISVKFMEKIRYVQSLEELAQMVPMVHVQIPDCVLQYDEERVKAQSDRLEQLAKTSERPVSVAAEACP from the exons ATGGGAACAACAGAAGCCACTTTACGCATGGAGAACATGGAGACAAAAGATGAATGGCAGGACGATGATTTCCCACG ACCTTTACCTGAAGATGGCGATCTGGAGGGACTCATGGATGACTCTG tgtttatgtgtgaTTCAGCTCATCACGGTGCACTGACGGCCAATCATTTGGACTCTGTTCACCGTAAGCGTCGCACGCTGGTCGCACCCGACATAAACCTGTCACTGGACAAGAGTGAAGGCTCTCTTCTCTCTGAAGACTTTCTGGAAACTCCAGACGACCTGGACATCAATGTTGATGACATCGAGACACCGGACGATGACTCACTTGGCTCCATCAACAATGGCAACGAACTGGAATGGGAAG ATGACACTCCAGTGGCCAGTGCGAAAGGTGCGGGGTCAGATGTAGGTGACGGCGCGGGGCGTCTCTGGAGGACCGTGATCATTGGAGATCAGGAGCAAAGGATAGACATGCAGGCGATCAAACCTTACCTGCGTGTCGTCACACATGGAG GATATTACGGTGAAGGACTGAACGCTATCATCGTATTTGCTGCCTGTTATTTACCCGACAGCAGCTGCGCAGACTACAATTACATCATGGAGAATCTTTTTCT GTATGTAATCAGTAGTTTAGAGCTGCTGGTAGCTGAAGATTACATGATCATCTATCTGAACGGAGCCACGCCACGCAGAAGAATGCCTGGAATCAGCTGGCTCAAGAGATGCTATCAGATGATTGAGAGACG GTTAAGAAAGAACCTCAAAGGTTTGATCATTGCCCACCCATCTTGGTTCATTCGTACTGTTCTCACCATCTCGAGACCTTTCATCAG TGTTAAGTTTATGGAGAAGATCCGTTACGTCCAGAGTCTGGAGGAACTTGCTCAGATGGTTCCTATGGTGCATGTGCAGATTCCAGACTGTGTGCTGCA ATATGATGAGGAGAGGGTTAAAGCTCAGAGCGACAG ACTTGAACAGCTGGCCAAGACATCAGAGAG GCCGGTGTCAGtcgctgcagaggcgtgtcccTGA
- the atcayb gene encoding caytaxin isoform X3, with amino-acid sequence MGTTEATLRMENMETKDEWQDDDFPRPLPEDGDLEGLMDDSVFMCDSAHHGALTANHLDSVHRKRRTLVAPDINLSLDKSEGSLLSEDFLETPDDLDINVDDIETPDDDSLGSINNGNELEWEDDTPVASAKGAGSDVGDGAGRLWRTVIIGDQEQRIDMQAIKPYLRVVTHGGYYGEGLNAIIVFAACYLPDSSCADYNYIMENLFLYVISSLELLVAEDYMIIYLNGATPRRRMPGISWLKRCYQMIERRLRKNLKGLIIAHPSWFIRTVLTISRPFISVKFMEKIRYVQSLEELAQMVPMVHVQIPDCVLQLEQLAKTSERPVSVAAEACP; translated from the exons ATGGGAACAACAGAAGCCACTTTACGCATGGAGAACATGGAGACAAAAGATGAATGGCAGGACGATGATTTCCCACG ACCTTTACCTGAAGATGGCGATCTGGAGGGACTCATGGATGACTCTG tgtttatgtgtgaTTCAGCTCATCACGGTGCACTGACGGCCAATCATTTGGACTCTGTTCACCGTAAGCGTCGCACGCTGGTCGCACCCGACATAAACCTGTCACTGGACAAGAGTGAAGGCTCTCTTCTCTCTGAAGACTTTCTGGAAACTCCAGACGACCTGGACATCAATGTTGATGACATCGAGACACCGGACGATGACTCACTTGGCTCCATCAACAATGGCAACGAACTGGAATGGGAAG ATGACACTCCAGTGGCCAGTGCGAAAGGTGCGGGGTCAGATGTAGGTGACGGCGCGGGGCGTCTCTGGAGGACCGTGATCATTGGAGATCAGGAGCAAAGGATAGACATGCAGGCGATCAAACCTTACCTGCGTGTCGTCACACATGGAG GATATTACGGTGAAGGACTGAACGCTATCATCGTATTTGCTGCCTGTTATTTACCCGACAGCAGCTGCGCAGACTACAATTACATCATGGAGAATCTTTTTCT GTATGTAATCAGTAGTTTAGAGCTGCTGGTAGCTGAAGATTACATGATCATCTATCTGAACGGAGCCACGCCACGCAGAAGAATGCCTGGAATCAGCTGGCTCAAGAGATGCTATCAGATGATTGAGAGACG GTTAAGAAAGAACCTCAAAGGTTTGATCATTGCCCACCCATCTTGGTTCATTCGTACTGTTCTCACCATCTCGAGACCTTTCATCAG TGTTAAGTTTATGGAGAAGATCCGTTACGTCCAGAGTCTGGAGGAACTTGCTCAGATGGTTCCTATGGTGCATGTGCAGATTCCAGACTGTGTGCTGCA ACTTGAACAGCTGGCCAAGACATCAGAGAG GCCGGTGTCAGtcgctgcagaggcgtgtcccTGA